The proteins below are encoded in one region of Candidatus Thiodiazotropha sp. LNASS1:
- the secY gene encoding preprotein translocase subunit SecY, with protein sequence MANQGTQMMGALGSMGRLTELRQRLLFVAGALLVFRIGTFIPVPGVNPVALAALFEQAQGSILDMFNMFSGGALERASLFALGIMPYISASIIMQLMSAVIPSLEQLKKEGESGRRKITQYTRYGTVVLATFQAVGISIALQSQTVGGETIVIHQGMGFVVTAAVSLVTGTMFLMWLGEQITERGIGNGISLIIFAGIVAGLPSAIGGTLELARTGELNALTILFLFVLAIAVTAFVVFVERGQRRITINYAKRQQGRKMLAAQSTHLPLKLNMAGVIPPIFASSIILFPATLGQWFGNTEGTRWIQDIFAKLSPGEPVYVMAYAAAIIFFCFFYTALVFNSRETADNLKRSGAFIPGIRPGEQTAKYIDGVMSKLTFWGAIYITLVCLLPEFLIVGWNVPFYFGGTSLLIIVVVVMDFMAQIQAHMMSHQYDGLMKKANLKGGGAGLLR encoded by the coding sequence ATGGCCAATCAGGGAACACAAATGATGGGTGCGCTTGGCAGCATGGGCCGATTGACGGAGCTTCGTCAACGGCTGTTGTTTGTCGCAGGTGCGCTGTTGGTGTTCCGCATCGGTACCTTTATACCTGTGCCTGGTGTCAATCCGGTAGCATTGGCAGCTCTTTTTGAACAGGCCCAGGGATCAATTCTGGACATGTTCAACATGTTTTCCGGGGGTGCCCTGGAACGTGCCAGCCTGTTCGCGCTAGGCATCATGCCCTATATATCCGCGTCGATTATCATGCAGCTGATGTCTGCAGTCATTCCATCTTTGGAACAGTTGAAAAAAGAGGGTGAGTCGGGGCGTAGAAAGATAACCCAATATACCCGTTACGGCACGGTCGTTTTGGCGACTTTCCAAGCCGTGGGTATTTCGATAGCGTTGCAGAGCCAGACCGTCGGCGGCGAAACCATCGTTATCCACCAGGGTATGGGTTTTGTCGTTACTGCTGCCGTATCGCTGGTAACAGGCACCATGTTCCTGATGTGGCTGGGTGAGCAGATCACCGAGCGTGGCATTGGCAACGGTATTTCGCTAATCATCTTTGCCGGTATCGTTGCAGGTCTTCCATCCGCTATCGGTGGTACGCTGGAACTTGCCCGTACCGGTGAACTTAATGCGCTGACGATCCTTTTCCTTTTTGTATTGGCGATTGCTGTAACCGCCTTCGTTGTCTTCGTTGAACGGGGGCAGCGCAGGATTACAATCAATTATGCCAAACGTCAGCAGGGCAGAAAAATGCTGGCCGCGCAAAGCACGCATCTGCCGTTGAAATTGAATATGGCAGGTGTAATTCCGCCGATCTTTGCGTCCAGTATCATCCTCTTTCCGGCAACACTCGGGCAGTGGTTCGGTAATACTGAGGGCACACGCTGGATACAGGATATATTCGCCAAGCTGTCTCCAGGTGAGCCGGTATATGTAATGGCCTACGCAGCGGCGATAATCTTTTTCTGTTTTTTCTACACTGCGTTGGTCTTCAATTCACGGGAGACCGCCGACAATCTGAAGCGATCAGGTGCGTTCATACCCGGTATCCGTCCGGGGGAACAAACGGCCAAGTACATCGACGGTGTGATGAGTAAATTGACCTTTTGGGGTGCGATCTACATCACCCTGGTCTGTTTGCTGCCTGAGTTCCTGATCGTGGGCTGGAATGTCCCCTTCTATTTTGGTGGTACATCATTGCTGATTATTGTCGTGGTGGTTATGGATTTCATGGCGCAGATACAGGCGCACATGATGTCGCATCAATACGATGGGCTGATGAAAAAGGCCAATCTGAAGGGCGGCGGTGCGGGATTGTTACGCTAG
- the rplO gene encoding 50S ribosomal protein L15, with protein sequence MRLNTLQPAAGSKTARKRVGRGIGSGFGKTCGRGHKGQKSRSGGYHKVGFEGGQMPLQRRLPKVGFTSRVSLAAAEVRLGELAKVDAEVIDLDALKKANLVTRSIKRAKIFASGNIDRAVTVKGIAVTKGAKAAIEAAGGKVE encoded by the coding sequence ATGCGCTTGAATACACTACAACCTGCCGCTGGCAGCAAGACCGCCCGTAAACGGGTCGGGCGAGGTATCGGCAGTGGATTTGGTAAGACCTGTGGTCGTGGCCACAAAGGACAGAAATCACGCTCCGGCGGCTATCACAAGGTTGGATTTGAAGGTGGCCAGATGCCACTGCAAAGACGCCTGCCGAAGGTTGGTTTCACTTCGCGTGTCTCTTTGGCAGCGGCTGAGGTACGTCTAGGCGAGTTGGCGAAGGTCGATGCAGAAGTGATCGATCTTGACGCCCTGAAAAAGGCAAACCTGGTCACACGATCGATAAAAAGAGCGAAGATCTTCGCTTCGGGCAATATTGATCGTGCCGTTACCGTGAAAGGTATTGCTGTGACCAAGGGCGCTAAGGCAGCAATCGAAGCGGCTGGTGGCAAGGTCGAGTAA
- the rpmD gene encoding 50S ribosomal protein L30 yields MAKKKMMRVTLVRSTSGRLASHKACVAGLGLRRMHQIVEVEDTPATRGMVNKVNYMVKVVEA; encoded by the coding sequence ATGGCTAAGAAAAAAATGATGCGTGTGACTCTGGTGCGCAGCACAAGTGGCAGATTGGCAAGCCATAAAGCGTGTGTCGCCGGGTTGGGATTACGACGTATGCACCAGATCGTAGAAGTGGAGGATACTCCAGCAACACGAGGCATGGTGAATAAAGTCAACTATATGGTCAAGGTTGTGGAGGCCTGA
- the rpsE gene encoding 30S ribosomal protein S5 gives MANFNAKPEGDEFLEKLVNVNRVAKVVKGGRQFGFSALTVVGDGKGRVGFGTGKAREVPVAIQKAMETARKNMVSVRLSGSTLQYPVTGRHGAAKVHMQPASDGTGIIAGGAMRAVFEVLGVQNVLAKCIGTNNPMNVVRATINGLQEMTDAESAALKRGKSVEDILG, from the coding sequence ATGGCTAATTTCAATGCAAAGCCTGAGGGCGACGAGTTTCTTGAAAAGCTGGTCAATGTAAACCGGGTGGCAAAAGTAGTTAAAGGCGGCCGTCAGTTCGGATTCTCCGCACTGACTGTTGTCGGTGATGGCAAAGGACGAGTCGGTTTCGGTACCGGCAAGGCGCGTGAAGTTCCGGTGGCAATTCAAAAGGCCATGGAGACGGCACGCAAGAACATGGTATCGGTTCGCCTCAGCGGTTCTACCTTGCAATATCCCGTTACAGGCAGACATGGTGCTGCAAAGGTACATATGCAGCCAGCCTCTGACGGTACCGGCATTATCGCCGGCGGTGCGATGCGTGCCGTTTTTGAAGTGCTGGGTGTACAGAATGTACTGGCGAAGTGTATCGGGACGAACAATCCAATGAACGTTGTTCGGGCGACCATCAACGGCTTGCAAGAGATGACAGATGCCGAGTCCGCTGCTCTGAAGCGCGGCAAGAGCGTCGAGGATATCCTGGGGTAG
- the rplR gene encoding 50S ribosomal protein L18: MEKKISRIRRGRRTRAKIQELGAHRLSIHRTPRHIYAQVISPDGGNVLASASTLDKAIRGEIEGACGNVDAAKIVGKYIAERAKSAGVENVAFDRSGFRYHGRVKALAEAAREAGLQF; this comes from the coding sequence ATGGAAAAGAAAATATCACGCATACGTCGTGGACGTCGTACTCGGGCAAAGATTCAGGAGCTTGGCGCGCATCGTCTCTCTATTCATCGCACGCCCCGACATATCTATGCTCAGGTGATCAGCCCGGATGGCGGCAATGTGCTTGCCAGCGCCTCGACACTCGATAAAGCGATTCGGGGTGAGATCGAGGGTGCCTGCGGTAATGTCGATGCGGCAAAGATCGTCGGTAAATATATCGCTGAGCGGGCTAAATCCGCCGGTGTAGAGAATGTGGCCTTCGACCGCTCAGGTTTTCGTTACCATGGGCGGGTCAAAGCACTCGCAGAAGCGGCGCGTGAAGCCGGTCTTCAATTTTAA
- the rplF gene encoding 50S ribosomal protein L6 codes for MSRVAKSPITLPSGVTVKKSEQSLSVKGPKGEMAMEIHPSIDVSEEENSLKVAPKSENKATWAMAGTMRALVNNMVTGVSQGFEKKLQLVGVGYRAQAGGKSLNLNLGFSHPIDYPVPEGISIATPSATEIVVSGSNKQRVGQVAAEIRAFRPPEPYKGKGVRYVDEYVARKEAKKK; via the coding sequence ATGTCACGTGTAGCTAAGAGCCCGATTACACTTCCATCCGGTGTTACGGTCAAAAAGAGTGAGCAGTCGCTCAGTGTCAAGGGACCCAAGGGTGAAATGGCGATGGAGATACACCCATCGATAGATGTTTCCGAAGAGGAAAACTCCCTTAAGGTAGCGCCGAAGAGCGAGAACAAGGCAACCTGGGCCATGGCTGGCACCATGCGGGCGCTGGTCAACAATATGGTGACCGGTGTCAGTCAGGGATTTGAGAAGAAATTACAATTAGTTGGCGTCGGTTACCGTGCCCAAGCCGGTGGTAAATCACTCAACCTCAATCTGGGTTTCTCGCATCCCATTGACTATCCGGTTCCTGAGGGTATCAGTATTGCGACACCCTCGGCCACTGAAATAGTCGTCAGTGGAAGCAACAAACAGCGTGTCGGTCAGGTGGCAGCGGAAATTCGCGCTTTTCGTCCGCCGGAGCCTTACAAAGGCAAGGGCGTACGTTATGTAGACGAATATGTGGCGCGTAAAGAAGCCAAGAAGAAATAG
- the rpsH gene encoding 30S ribosomal protein S8, whose product MSMSDPIADMLTRIRNGQAAKKTTVELPSSKLKLSIANLLKNEGFLQEVSINSESKKPTLVLELRYYQGRPVIDLIKRVSRPGLRVYKGKDELPKVRGGLGVAIISTSKGVMSDRAARETGQGGEVIAYVA is encoded by the coding sequence ATGAGTATGTCAGATCCCATCGCGGATATGCTTACACGCATCCGTAATGGCCAGGCAGCCAAGAAGACGACTGTAGAGCTGCCCTCCTCAAAGCTTAAGCTCTCAATTGCTAACCTTCTGAAAAATGAAGGTTTTCTTCAGGAAGTCTCAATCAATAGCGAATCCAAGAAACCGACGCTGGTTTTGGAGCTGCGCTACTATCAAGGTCGCCCTGTTATCGATTTGATCAAGCGAGTCAGTCGGCCCGGGCTGCGTGTCTACAAGGGCAAGGATGAACTGCCCAAGGTGCGTGGTGGTCTGGGTGTGGCGATTATCTCCACCTCAAAAGGTGTGATGTCCGACCGTGCTGCCCGGGAGACGGGTCAGGGCGGTGAAGTCATCGCCTACGTTGCGTAA
- the rpsN gene encoding 30S ribosomal protein S14: MAKKSMIARENKRARIASQYAAKRSALKAVIKNPNSTFEQIEEATLKLQKLPRDASPSRKQNRCRVTGRPHGVYRKFGLCRNKLREAAMRGDVPGLVKASW; the protein is encoded by the coding sequence ATGGCAAAAAAGAGCATGATCGCACGCGAAAACAAGCGTGCCCGAATCGCCTCCCAATATGCTGCCAAGCGTAGTGCCCTGAAGGCGGTTATCAAGAATCCAAACAGCACATTCGAGCAGATCGAAGAGGCGACGCTGAAACTGCAGAAGCTGCCTCGGGATGCAAGTCCATCCCGCAAGCAGAACCGCTGTCGGGTGACAGGTCGGCCACACGGTGTCTATCGCAAATTCGGACTCTGCAGAAATAAACTGCGCGAAGCCGCGATGCGCGGCGATGTTCCGGGGCTTGTTAAAGCCAGTTGGTAA
- the rplE gene encoding 50S ribosomal protein L5 encodes MARLQQQYSETIVQELMDKFQFGSVMQVPKITKITLNMGVGEAIGDKKVLENAVGDMEKIAGQKAVITHARKSIAGFKVREGWPIGCKVTLRRERMYEFLDRLINIAIPRIRDFRGLNGKSFDGRGNYSMGVKEQIMFPEIDYDKIDAIRGLDITITTTAKTDEEGRALLEAFKFPFKN; translated from the coding sequence ATGGCAAGATTACAGCAACAATATAGTGAAACCATTGTCCAGGAGTTGATGGACAAGTTTCAGTTCGGCAGCGTCATGCAGGTTCCCAAGATCACCAAGATCACTCTGAATATGGGAGTGGGCGAGGCGATCGGCGATAAGAAAGTCCTGGAAAACGCGGTCGGTGATATGGAAAAAATCGCGGGTCAAAAAGCGGTCATTACCCATGCCCGCAAATCCATCGCCGGTTTCAAGGTGCGTGAAGGATGGCCGATCGGTTGTAAGGTGACCCTGCGCCGTGAGCGGATGTACGAATTTCTCGATCGCCTGATCAACATAGCGATACCCAGAATTCGGGATTTCCGTGGCCTGAACGGCAAGTCATTCGACGGCCGTGGGAACTACTCCATGGGCGTTAAAGAGCAAATCATGTTTCCAGAGATCGATTACGACAAGATCGACGCTATTCGTGGCTTGGATATCACCATTACCACTACGGCGAAGACCGATGAAGAGGGTCGTGCGTTGCTGGAAGCCTTCAAATTTCCTTTTAAGAACTGA
- the rplX gene encoding 50S ribosomal protein L24, producing the protein MASKIKKGDEVIVISGKDRGKRGTVVRMLQDDRLVVENVNMAKKHTKPNPNRGEPGGILDKEMPLHISNVALYNPATDKGDRVGFKILEDGKKVRIFKSNQEVVDI; encoded by the coding sequence ATGGCAAGCAAGATTAAAAAGGGCGACGAGGTAATCGTCATCAGCGGAAAAGACAGAGGCAAACGCGGTACTGTAGTCAGAATGCTGCAGGACGACAGGCTGGTTGTTGAAAATGTCAATATGGCAAAAAAACACACCAAGCCCAATCCAAATCGCGGAGAGCCTGGCGGCATACTTGATAAAGAGATGCCTTTACACATTTCCAACGTGGCCCTCTACAATCCGGCAACCGATAAGGGTGACCGGGTCGGCTTTAAAATTCTTGAAGATGGCAAGAAGGTTCGAATCTTCAAATCGAATCAAGAAGTCGTCGACATCTGA
- the rplN gene encoding 50S ribosomal protein L14 — protein sequence MIQMQTNLSVADNSGAKQVQCIKVLGGSHRRYAGIGDIVKVSVKDAIPRGKVKKGDVYNAVVVRTKKGVRRPDGSVIRFDTNAAVLLNNALQPIGTRIFGPVTRELRSERFMKIISLAPEVL from the coding sequence ATGATTCAGATGCAGACCAACCTCAGTGTTGCTGACAACAGTGGCGCGAAGCAGGTTCAGTGCATAAAGGTGCTGGGTGGTTCTCATCGCCGCTATGCAGGGATCGGAGATATCGTAAAAGTCAGTGTCAAAGATGCCATACCTAGAGGTAAAGTGAAAAAAGGTGATGTCTACAATGCGGTTGTAGTCAGAACCAAGAAGGGCGTTCGTCGTCCGGACGGATCAGTGATCCGTTTCGACACCAACGCTGCCGTGCTGTTGAACAACGCACTGCAGCCCATAGGTACGCGTATCTTTGGCCCCGTGACCCGTGAATTAAGGAGTGAGCGATTTATGAAGATCATTTCGCTCGCACCAGAAGTTTTGTGA
- the rpsQ gene encoding 30S ribosomal protein S17, with amino-acid sequence MSEQQATNRTLIGQVVSSAMDKSITVSVERRVKHPVYGKFMRRSTKVHAHDEANECQKGDTVMVEQCRPLSKTKTWRLVKVLERAG; translated from the coding sequence ATGAGTGAACAGCAGGCAACAAACCGGACGCTGATTGGACAGGTTGTCAGTAGCGCGATGGATAAATCGATCACTGTATCCGTCGAACGCCGTGTAAAGCATCCGGTTTATGGGAAATTCATGCGCCGTTCGACAAAGGTACATGCGCATGACGAAGCGAATGAGTGCCAGAAAGGCGATACCGTGATGGTGGAACAGTGTCGTCCACTGTCGAAAACCAAAACTTGGCGTTTGGTTAAAGTGCTGGAGCGTGCCGGCTGA
- the rpmC gene encoding 50S ribosomal protein L29, producing MKASELREKSQQELTTTLEELLKEQFNLRMQRGTGQLAKPSRMREVRKDIARVKTLMNEQKSGEAS from the coding sequence ATGAAAGCATCAGAGTTAAGAGAGAAGTCCCAACAAGAGCTGACAACTACGCTCGAAGAGCTTCTGAAAGAGCAGTTTAATCTGCGTATGCAGCGGGGCACAGGCCAGTTGGCCAAGCCGTCGCGCATGAGGGAAGTTCGCAAGGATATAGCACGTGTAAAGACTCTTATGAATGAACAGAAGTCGGGTGAGGCATCATGA
- the rplP gene encoding 50S ribosomal protein L16, translated as MLQPKRTKFRKQHKGRNRGLAIKGSDVSFGEYGLKSTGRGRITARQIEAARRAITRHVKRGGKIWIRIFPDKPITKKPLEVRQGKGKGNVEYWVAQIQPGRMLYEIEGISEELAREAFALASAKLPVSTTFVKRTVM; from the coding sequence ATGTTGCAACCTAAACGGACAAAATTTCGCAAACAGCATAAAGGGCGCAATCGCGGATTGGCGATCAAAGGCAGCGATGTCTCTTTTGGTGAATACGGACTTAAATCAACCGGACGGGGCCGTATTACCGCAAGACAGATCGAGGCTGCTCGTCGTGCTATTACCAGGCATGTAAAGCGTGGTGGAAAAATCTGGATCCGAATCTTTCCGGACAAGCCGATCACTAAGAAGCCTCTGGAAGTTCGCCAAGGTAAAGGTAAAGGCAACGTTGAGTACTGGGTTGCTCAGATTCAACCCGGCCGCATGCTCTATGAGATTGAAGGTATTTCCGAAGAGCTGGCCCGCGAGGCATTCGCGCTTGCTTCTGCCAAGTTGCCTGTTTCGACCACATTCGTGAAGCGGACGGTAATGTAA